From Microcystis aeruginosa NIES-2549, a single genomic window includes:
- a CDS encoding NAD(P)/FAD-dependent oxidoreductase: protein MTNFSINVGIIGAGLAGLTCARQLCDRGYTVKLFDKSRGIGGRLATRRVNRANQEMAVDHGLPFLTIQGEKTAALIDNLLRENIVTSWFDSSYVAPSGINSVAKFLAKGLEIERDFLVTRLENHQEKWFLNNNGQIRGEFSVIVLAIPAPQAALLLENSPITTMPELRSIVYDPCLTVMAGYGDSLPAVAPSTDIAWLGLDSSKRQSSPDYVFVVHSSADFAVKYLDSEDLEAVKLDLLSRASLPLPDWSQIHRWRYALVRQGLAVPCLSVNSPLPLVACGDWCQGGDLSRNSSLETALTSGIAAANQVEQLLS from the coding sequence GTGACAAATTTTTCGATTAATGTTGGGATCATTGGCGCGGGTTTAGCCGGGTTAACCTGCGCTCGTCAGTTGTGCGATCGAGGTTATACTGTTAAGCTATTTGATAAGTCTAGAGGCATTGGTGGTCGTTTAGCCACGCGACGGGTTAATCGAGCTAATCAAGAGATGGCTGTGGATCATGGCTTGCCTTTTTTGACTATTCAGGGCGAAAAAACGGCGGCTTTAATTGATAATCTCCTGAGAGAGAATATAGTTACTTCTTGGTTTGATTCTAGCTATGTTGCTCCTTCTGGCATCAATAGCGTGGCGAAATTTTTAGCTAAAGGTTTAGAAATTGAACGAGATTTTCTGGTTACTCGTCTGGAAAATCATCAAGAAAAATGGTTTTTAAACAATAACGGTCAAATTCGGGGAGAGTTTTCGGTGATTGTCCTGGCTATTCCCGCCCCGCAAGCGGCGTTATTGTTAGAAAACTCTCCCATAACTACTATGCCAGAATTGCGATCGATCGTTTACGATCCCTGTTTAACGGTAATGGCGGGTTATGGCGATTCTTTACCCGCAGTTGCTCCCTCCACCGATATCGCTTGGTTAGGACTTGATAGCAGTAAACGGCAATCATCCCCTGATTATGTCTTTGTTGTGCATAGTAGTGCCGATTTTGCGGTTAAATATCTCGATAGCGAGGATTTGGAAGCAGTTAAGCTAGATTTGCTCTCTCGAGCTTCTTTGCCTCTCCCGGATTGGTCACAGATTCACCGTTGGCGTTATGCTTTAGTCCGTCAGGGTTTAGCTGTACCCTGTTTAAGTGTTAATAGTCCTTTACCTCTAGTTGCCTGTGGTGATTGGTGTCAAGGAGGAGATTTATCGAGAAATTCTTCCCTAGAAACGGCCTTAACTTCTGGGATAGCGGCGGCTAATCAAGTTGAGCAGCTACTCTCTTAA
- a CDS encoding DUF7219 family protein codes for MEKFNSKDNFLYPKTSYRGLFTPQNLVFNANLQEFALRVSFIAGLHSGGKLTSTEAYEKINQLWQELNTSRKFLLANHFEDHGD; via the coding sequence ATGGAAAAATTCAATTCTAAAGATAACTTTCTCTACCCTAAAACCAGCTACAGGGGTTTATTCACGCCACAAAATCTGGTTTTTAACGCTAACTTGCAGGAATTCGCCCTGAGAGTCTCTTTTATCGCCGGTTTACACAGTGGAGGAAAACTTACCTCTACGGAAGCTTACGAGAAAATTAACCAGCTTTGGCAAGAGTTGAATACCAGTCGAAAATTCCTACTAGCTAATCATTTTGAGGATCACGGAGATTGA
- a CDS encoding Uma2 family endonuclease, with product MIANFDYNYLSPEDYLATERIAKDKHEYIRGQTYAMAGASKAHGMIIINLATLLKNRLRGSGCLVYATDMKVRLEIANSYFYPDLVVTCDSRDNRSFSEDFIRYPRLIVEVLSPTTAAFDRGDKFADYRSIETLEEYVLISQERISVDCFRRNDEGFWVLYPYSKGADIYLASIDFHCAIESLYEDITEIC from the coding sequence ATGATTGCTAACTTTGACTATAACTATCTTTCCCCGGAAGATTATTTAGCAACGGAGAGAATAGCCAAGGATAAACACGAATACATTCGCGGTCAAACCTACGCCATGGCTGGTGCAAGTAAAGCCCATGGTATGATTATTATCAACTTAGCCACACTTTTAAAAAACCGGCTGCGGGGTAGTGGTTGTCTTGTCTATGCCACAGATATGAAAGTTCGTCTAGAAATAGCTAATAGTTATTTTTATCCCGATCTTGTGGTCACTTGCGACTCGCGAGATAATCGGTCTTTCTCGGAAGATTTTATCCGTTATCCGCGCTTGATTGTAGAAGTATTATCCCCCACTACTGCTGCCTTTGACCGGGGCGATAAATTTGCCGACTATCGTTCGATCGAAACTTTAGAAGAATACGTTCTTATCAGTCAAGAACGCATCAGTGTAGATTGTTTTCGTCGCAATGACGAAGGATTCTGGGTTCTTTATCCCTACAGCAAAGGAGCAGATATTTATCTAGCTAGTATCGATTTTCACTGTGCGATCGAATCTTTATATGAAGATATAACAGAAATCTGTTAA
- a CDS encoding dynamin-like GTPase family protein produces MTELLPQCSNLAGNVNSIIELCKGESSLRNQQDTSKIEIALQKAISPKFEIVFAGAFSAGKSMLINALLERELLYSAEGHATGTECYIEYAEADEERVVLTFLSEVEIRTLVDTVCQNLQLTNPSNINSPEYCSQLNQYCQKIIEQEGGEGKSERAKQAQGLKLLIEGFTQNRERIHTLHNATYSMEQFHFSNLAEAASFARRGSNSAVLKRLEYYCHHPLLKDGNVLVDLPGIDAPVKKDAALAYRKIEHPDTSAVVCVLKAASAGELATEETELLEKIRSNAGIRDRVFYVFNRIDETWYSAQLKQRLENLIQTQFRDTSRIYKTSGLLGFYGYQVKNQTNINQRYGLDSIFAESVKNLGGEEETPQFVSEFNNYCANSGKLLATPFKVSIHGYETPNKNYFRVLSEWGTPLLEQLIADSGIEEFRRAITRYLTEEKRPQLFATLADDLQSLCITLKNHYQGIYRDLESQPREIEAMKALELNHLNQELKEVGEKLTKHIEGYVNAIVVNSDENFEEDFKKLKARMVSRLDELLNTFSVRNAYSQATLTHPRNATAPLLAVLVEAFYYLSNQLEDVLIEESTSLVNRFCQRLLDAVRQGDYYRQIYRLLGNDGGIENQLKQLELQLIHALVSQGRTECDRYVRENHNFYNEGTFSIFQFRQTVQQTAQGYDCESILDAEPAIRQLLKLDFEPKVSATIQINFRHTVNNTLKNQLIPMAKKQADTILQQFNQARSYLEQTLEQEAAEKIANNAHKQQEIHQKIEDYNQAINSLNTCLTAMGLQKNHLPVIGEQELEIVPEVVNHSSN; encoded by the coding sequence ATGACTGAACTTTTACCCCAATGCAGTAATCTGGCTGGTAATGTTAACAGTATAATTGAACTATGCAAAGGCGAATCTTCTCTCCGCAATCAACAGGATACCAGCAAGATAGAAATTGCCCTACAAAAAGCCATTTCTCCCAAATTTGAAATCGTTTTTGCTGGTGCTTTTAGTGCCGGGAAATCAATGTTAATCAATGCACTTTTAGAGCGAGAATTGCTCTATAGTGCCGAAGGACACGCAACGGGTACAGAATGTTATATTGAGTACGCAGAAGCTGATGAGGAAAGAGTGGTTTTAACCTTTCTCAGCGAAGTAGAAATTCGTACTTTAGTCGATACCGTCTGTCAAAATCTACAATTAACTAATCCCAGTAACATTAATTCCCCCGAATACTGTAGTCAGTTAAACCAATACTGTCAAAAAATTATCGAACAGGAAGGGGGAGAAGGCAAATCCGAGCGAGCTAAACAAGCTCAGGGTTTAAAATTATTAATTGAAGGATTTACTCAAAATCGTGAGCGGATCCATACGCTGCATAATGCCACCTATTCCATGGAACAATTTCACTTTTCTAATTTAGCAGAAGCGGCCAGTTTTGCCCGTCGTGGTAGCAATAGTGCCGTCTTAAAACGTCTAGAATATTACTGTCATCATCCTCTCCTTAAAGATGGTAACGTTTTGGTAGATTTGCCCGGTATTGATGCCCCAGTCAAAAAAGATGCCGCATTAGCCTATCGTAAAATAGAGCATCCTGATACTTCAGCAGTGGTTTGTGTTTTAAAGGCTGCTTCTGCGGGAGAATTAGCCACAGAAGAAACGGAATTACTCGAAAAAATTCGCTCTAATGCTGGTATTCGTGATCGAGTTTTTTATGTTTTTAACCGCATTGATGAAACCTGGTACTCAGCCCAACTAAAACAGCGTTTAGAAAATCTAATTCAAACGCAATTTCGTGATACTTCCCGCATTTATAAAACCAGCGGACTTTTAGGGTTTTATGGGTATCAGGTGAAAAATCAAACCAATATTAATCAGCGTTATGGTTTAGATTCTATCTTTGCCGAAAGTGTTAAAAATTTAGGAGGAGAAGAAGAAACACCGCAATTTGTCAGCGAGTTTAATAACTATTGTGCCAACTCTGGGAAATTACTGGCAACTCCCTTTAAAGTTTCCATCCACGGTTATGAAACTCCTAATAAAAATTACTTCCGAGTTTTAAGTGAGTGGGGAACTCCTTTACTAGAGCAGTTAATTGCTGATAGCGGTATCGAAGAATTTCGCAGGGCAATTACTCGTTATCTCACCGAAGAAAAACGTCCGCAATTGTTTGCAACTTTAGCTGATGATTTACAATCTCTCTGTATCACTCTCAAAAATCATTACCAAGGGATTTATCGTGATTTAGAAAGTCAACCACGAGAAATTGAGGCGATGAAAGCTCTGGAGTTAAATCACCTCAATCAAGAGTTAAAGGAAGTGGGAGAGAAATTAACTAAACATATCGAGGGTTATGTCAATGCTATCGTGGTTAATAGCGATGAAAACTTTGAAGAAGACTTTAAGAAACTGAAAGCGAGAATGGTATCAAGATTGGATGAGTTATTAAATACTTTTTCTGTTAGAAATGCTTACTCGCAAGCGACTTTAACCCATCCTCGCAATGCTACAGCACCTTTATTAGCAGTATTAGTAGAAGCTTTTTATTATCTGTCTAACCAGCTAGAAGATGTGTTAATTGAGGAGTCAACCAGTTTAGTTAATCGCTTCTGTCAGCGTCTTTTAGATGCGGTAAGGCAAGGTGATTATTATCGGCAAATCTATCGTTTATTGGGTAACGATGGTGGCATAGAAAATCAGCTAAAACAGTTAGAATTGCAGTTAATTCATGCCTTAGTTTCTCAAGGGAGAACAGAGTGCGATCGTTATGTAAGAGAAAATCACAATTTTTACAACGAAGGCACTTTTTCTATCTTTCAATTTCGGCAAACTGTCCAACAAACTGCCCAAGGTTATGACTGTGAAAGTATTCTTGATGCCGAACCTGCTATCCGTCAATTACTTAAGTTAGATTTTGAGCCAAAAGTATCAGCGACAATTCAGATAAACTTCCGTCACACGGTTAATAATACTCTGAAAAATCAATTGATACCAATGGCAAAAAAACAAGCCGATACTATTCTACAACAGTTCAATCAAGCTCGTTCCTATCTAGAACAAACCTTAGAACAGGAAGCGGCGGAAAAAATTGCTAATAATGCCCACAAACAGCAAGAAATTCACCAAAAAATTGAGGATTATAATCAAGCGATCAACTCTCTCAATACTTGTTTAACTGCTATGGGTTTACAGAAAAATCATTTACCTGTAATTGGTGAACAAGAATTAGAGATTGTCCCAGAAGTTGTTAATCACTCCAGCAATTAA
- a CDS encoding AEC family transporter — protein sequence MLAILSAIVPVGFIILIGVIAGKILTVEVHSLSQITVYILAPALVIDGLYHTTLSDSNIGLILLGFALISLVMVIVVEIIAYCLSLDADTRKSIMAAAVMPNNGNMGLPVASFALGAAGLERAIIYMIGSSILLFGISPAYLQGKSFLSGFRLVFQLPLIWSIFIGIGFQTFPFHLPLQLDKSVSYLGQAAIPLALIILGIQLSQQKLAIGKLELLGTCLRLLVAPLLAFAIGSSLGLTGMDLKILILQSAMPTAVNTVILVTEFGGSAALMARTVVVTTLASFLTIPFFLWLLKVYL from the coding sequence ATGCTTGCTATTCTCTCCGCTATTGTTCCAGTGGGTTTTATCATCCTCATCGGTGTGATAGCAGGAAAAATTCTCACTGTGGAAGTGCATTCCCTTTCCCAAATCACGGTATATATTCTTGCCCCCGCTTTGGTGATTGATGGACTCTATCACACCACTTTATCCGACAGCAATATCGGTTTAATTCTCCTAGGCTTTGCCCTTATTTCACTGGTAATGGTGATTGTCGTCGAAATTATCGCCTATTGTCTCAGTCTCGATGCCGATACCCGCAAAAGCATCATGGCTGCCGCCGTGATGCCCAATAACGGTAATATGGGTTTACCAGTGGCTAGTTTTGCCCTGGGTGCGGCCGGACTGGAAAGAGCGATAATCTATATGATTGGCTCTAGTATTCTTTTATTTGGTATTAGTCCCGCTTATTTGCAAGGAAAAAGCTTTCTTTCAGGATTTCGCTTAGTTTTTCAATTGCCCTTAATCTGGTCAATTTTTATCGGCATTGGCTTTCAAACTTTCCCTTTTCATCTTCCCCTGCAATTAGATAAAAGCGTTAGCTATCTGGGACAAGCGGCAATTCCCTTGGCTTTAATTATCCTAGGTATCCAATTATCTCAGCAAAAATTAGCGATCGGTAAATTAGAGTTATTAGGGACCTGTTTGCGTCTTTTAGTCGCTCCTCTTTTGGCATTTGCGATCGGCAGTAGTTTAGGATTAACCGGTATGGATCTAAAAATTCTCATCCTACAAAGTGCCATGCCCACCGCCGTTAATACTGTCATTTTAGTCACAGAATTCGGTGGTTCAGCCGCTTTAATGGCCCGCACAGTTGTGGTCACTACCCTTGCCAGTTTTCTGACTATTCCTTTTTTTCTTTGGTTATTAAAAGTCTATTTATAG
- a CDS encoding nucleotidyltransferase family protein has product MKIELPQQIISEFCQKWQISEMCLFGSVLREDFRPDSDIDILVSFQDSVSWGLLEFSRMKRELENLLGRKVDLLTKKSIEQSHNWIRQREILETAQVIYVAG; this is encoded by the coding sequence TTGAAAATAGAACTACCCCAGCAAATAATCAGCGAATTTTGTCAGAAATGGCAGATATCTGAAATGTGTTTATTCGGATCGGTTTTGCGGGAAGATTTTCGTCCAGATAGCGATATTGATATACTGGTCAGTTTTCAAGATAGTGTTTCTTGGGGACTTCTGGAGTTTTCGAGGATGAAACGGGAATTAGAGAATTTATTGGGACGGAAAGTTGATTTGCTAACGAAAAAATCGATCGAGCAGAGTCATAATTGGATTCGTCAACGAGAGATTTTAGAGACAGCACAAGTGATTTATGTGGCGGGATAA
- a CDS encoding YaaW family protein — translation MDELRTALELATEEELQQITNILFCRRFNPLDYLRAPDAIAVQSQDWDSWLDSVEDRFRYLAADGVTVLKGQTEKVSYRQILVRVCHFLKVPYSQKMPTTEIEAEIYLHLVNKAWKRLPPSEQKSLSIQIQKALADSHTLQPLPVHLQHNPLDIVFKGGSVIAINSILKPILLKHIAGQFALHFARYQGAKTALVQGGAIANQIALQTAKQGMTRAAARYGAVRTVLSLVGPALWGWFIADLGWKAIATDYGRIIPTIFALAQIRLTRDDCWQPA, via the coding sequence TTGGACGAACTACGCACAGCTTTGGAGTTAGCCACCGAGGAGGAACTGCAGCAAATCACTAACATCCTCTTTTGCCGTCGTTTTAACCCTCTCGATTATCTACGAGCGCCGGACGCAATCGCCGTTCAAAGTCAAGATTGGGATAGTTGGTTAGATAGCGTCGAGGATCGTTTTCGTTATTTGGCTGCCGATGGTGTGACAGTATTAAAAGGTCAAACCGAAAAAGTTAGTTATCGTCAAATTCTCGTCCGTGTCTGTCATTTCCTCAAGGTTCCCTACTCCCAAAAAATGCCGACAACGGAAATTGAAGCGGAAATCTATCTTCACCTCGTTAACAAAGCTTGGAAACGTCTCCCCCCATCGGAACAAAAATCCCTCTCGATTCAAATTCAAAAGGCGCTCGCGGATTCCCACACTCTCCAACCCTTACCCGTTCACCTACAACATAATCCCCTCGATATAGTCTTCAAAGGCGGCAGCGTCATCGCCATTAATTCTATCCTGAAACCGATTCTGCTTAAACATATCGCCGGGCAGTTCGCTCTCCATTTTGCCCGCTATCAAGGGGCAAAGACTGCCCTAGTCCAGGGTGGGGCAATTGCTAATCAAATCGCCCTACAAACGGCTAAACAGGGCATGACTCGGGCGGCGGCCCGCTACGGAGCGGTCAGAACCGTGTTAAGTTTAGTCGGACCGGCTTTATGGGGTTGGTTTATTGCTGATCTCGGTTGGAAGGCGATCGCCACTGACTACGGCCGGATTATCCCGACTATTTTTGCCCTTGCCCAAATTCGTCTGACTCGTGACGATTGTTGGCAACCCGCTTAA
- a CDS encoding DUF86 domain-containing protein: MWRDKAFLLDIVRAGQLAQQFAEQLDRELLESDLRTQSAILYQITIMGEATKRLSPGFRKQHPEIPWDDIAGMRDIIAHQYDRIDLDIVWQVIRRNIPELLNLLIPLLPTQDT; the protein is encoded by the coding sequence ATGTGGCGGGATAAGGCTTTTTTACTAGATATTGTCCGAGCCGGTCAATTAGCTCAACAATTTGCCGAGCAACTGGATCGGGAACTACTAGAATCGGATTTACGCACCCAATCCGCGATTCTCTATCAAATTACTATTATGGGAGAAGCTACCAAGCGCCTATCCCCTGGATTTCGTAAACAACATCCAGAAATTCCTTGGGACGACATCGCCGGTATGCGAGATATTATCGCCCATCAATATGATCGGATCGATCTTGATATCGTCTGGCAGGTTATTCGACGGAATATTCCTGAACTATTGAACTTGTTAATACCTTTATTGCCCACACAAGATACTTGA
- a CDS encoding O-antigen ligase family protein produces the protein MKKIFCQGWEWNLILFSVFIAMILPELAGIGIIIVLIRVFTGNFRAIIQSRLNQGLGIVTLWLMISASLSLTPGNAWIGLGNFLPFFFFFSNIRQLIKKPSQLRQLAWAMVIPSVWVVVMGWGQIFLGWQKPEALKGIFTWPYGAGGEPLGRMSSVFMYANLLGAYLLITLILALGLLILTCRQWHRQRNRNLNLKIGFLTLTIFIDSVGLFLSNSRNAWALAFLGCLIFALYLGWNALVAGFVLLGGVISLASWGPNPFRDSLRFLVPRAIWARLSDEMFPNRPLATLRSTQWRFTLEMTQERPLFGWGLRSFTPLYEKSQGLWLGHPHNLYLMLMAETGIIGLILLSVWVGWIYAQGLRLFIFLRQQKAGGELIIFTYLVAFGACVLFNLVDVTLSDVKINTIVWFLLAAIAGVSQRLNYEL, from the coding sequence ATGAAAAAGATTTTTTGTCAAGGGTGGGAGTGGAATTTAATACTTTTTTCAGTTTTTATCGCCATGATCCTGCCAGAGTTAGCGGGTATCGGCATTATTATCGTGTTAATTAGGGTTTTTACTGGCAATTTTCGGGCAATTATCCAGTCACGTCTCAATCAAGGTCTCGGTATCGTCACTCTTTGGTTGATGATTAGTGCCAGTCTTTCCCTAACTCCGGGGAATGCTTGGATTGGTTTAGGAAATTTCCTGCCTTTTTTCTTCTTTTTTAGCAATATTCGGCAATTAATTAAAAAACCCTCTCAATTGCGTCAACTAGCTTGGGCGATGGTTATCCCCTCAGTTTGGGTAGTGGTGATGGGATGGGGACAAATTTTTCTCGGTTGGCAAAAACCGGAAGCATTAAAAGGGATTTTTACCTGGCCCTACGGAGCGGGGGGTGAACCTTTGGGGCGAATGTCTTCGGTTTTTATGTATGCTAATCTTTTGGGGGCTTATTTACTCATAACTCTGATTTTAGCCCTCGGTTTATTAATTCTAACTTGTCGGCAGTGGCACAGACAAAGAAATCGGAATCTAAATCTCAAAATCGGGTTTTTAACTTTAACCATATTTATCGATAGTGTAGGGCTATTTTTAAGTAATTCTCGCAATGCTTGGGCCTTAGCCTTTTTAGGGTGCCTAATTTTCGCCCTTTATCTGGGTTGGAATGCCTTAGTCGCCGGTTTTGTCCTCTTGGGAGGGGTGATTTCTCTTGCTTCTTGGGGGCCAAATCCTTTCAGGGATAGTTTGCGTTTTTTGGTTCCTAGGGCGATTTGGGCGCGATTATCCGATGAAATGTTCCCTAATCGCCCTCTAGCTACTCTCAGATCAACTCAATGGCGTTTTACTCTAGAAATGACCCAAGAAAGACCCCTATTCGGTTGGGGATTACGCAGTTTTACACCTCTCTACGAAAAAAGTCAGGGATTATGGTTGGGTCATCCCCATAATTTATATTTGATGTTAATGGCAGAAACGGGAATTATTGGCTTAATTTTATTGTCTGTTTGGGTGGGTTGGATTTATGCTCAAGGGTTGCGTTTATTTATCTTTCTACGGCAACAAAAAGCCGGGGGTGAGTTAATTATCTTTACCTATCTGGTGGCCTTTGGTGCTTGTGTTTTATTTAATCTCGTCGATGTTACCCTCTCCGATGTCAAGATTAATACTATTGTTTGGTTTCTCTTGGCTGCTATTGCCGGGGTGAGTCAAAGGTTAAATTATGAATTATGA
- a CDS encoding DUF655 domain-containing protein translates to MRAKMAIDKWRLKKILPMVQLGFLLGTVFLLGGCHSLNVIQNRPQPLPQDQYIQVYFNHNQARNSNYTDPYRQINRPGDNLEQVIIDHINSAKISIDLAVQELRLPAIAQALATRQQQGIKVRVILENIYNKPINSLAKNQEQLSDREQERYQNLFDLVDINRDGKLTPEEIAQRDAITILKKAGIPLIDDSTDRSKGSGLMHHKFMVIDNYTTLISSANYTLSDIHGDFSNPQTVGNANHLLVINNPPLARVFQREFNLMWGREDQHKFGLDKPQRKPQTILIGNSILTVKFSPDSTTYPWAITSNGLIGETLNKAKKSVDLALFVFTEQPLANILAQRHQKGIEIKALIDPSFAFRYYSEGLDLLGVALSNKCRYEPDNQPWQNPINTLGVPALAPGDKLHHKFGLIDDKIVITGSHNWSRAANHKNDEALVIIDNPTVAAHFDREFQYLYRTAKLGLPETIKNRIEQDRKNCPQSVTIKSERLINLNTATKEELDSLPGISGKLAEKIIAARQQKPFTSLEDLDRVSGIGQGKINKLQGKVSW, encoded by the coding sequence ATGCGGGCAAAAATGGCAATAGATAAATGGAGATTAAAAAAAATTCTGCCCATGGTACAGTTAGGATTTTTATTAGGAACAGTTTTTCTCTTGGGTGGTTGTCATTCTCTGAATGTTATCCAAAATCGTCCGCAACCCTTGCCCCAAGATCAATATATTCAAGTCTATTTTAATCATAATCAAGCCCGAAATTCAAATTATACCGATCCCTATCGCCAAATTAATCGCCCAGGGGATAATTTAGAACAGGTTATTATTGATCATATCAACTCGGCAAAAATTTCGATCGATCTAGCAGTGCAAGAGTTACGTTTACCCGCCATCGCTCAAGCTTTAGCTACTCGTCAGCAACAGGGAATTAAAGTTAGGGTTATCCTCGAAAATATTTACAATAAACCTATTAATAGTTTAGCCAAAAACCAAGAACAATTAAGTGATCGAGAACAGGAACGTTATCAAAATCTTTTTGACTTAGTTGACATAAATCGCGATGGTAAATTAACTCCAGAGGAAATCGCCCAAAGAGATGCAATTACTATCCTCAAAAAAGCTGGTATTCCCCTAATTGATGATAGCACTGATCGCTCAAAAGGTAGCGGTTTAATGCACCATAAATTCATGGTTATTGATAATTACACTACTTTAATCAGTTCAGCTAACTATACCTTAAGTGATATTCATGGAGACTTTTCTAATCCCCAAACTGTCGGGAATGCCAATCACTTATTAGTCATTAATAATCCCCCACTAGCTAGAGTTTTTCAAAGAGAATTTAATCTGATGTGGGGAAGGGAAGATCAGCATAAATTTGGCTTAGATAAACCCCAGAGAAAACCGCAAACAATCCTTATCGGTAATAGTATTCTGACGGTAAAATTTTCCCCCGATTCTACCACTTATCCCTGGGCAATTACTAGCAATGGTTTGATCGGTGAAACTTTAAATAAAGCTAAAAAATCCGTGGATTTAGCCCTGTTTGTCTTTACGGAACAGCCTTTAGCTAATATTCTCGCCCAACGACATCAAAAAGGGATAGAAATTAAGGCTTTAATTGATCCTAGTTTTGCCTTCCGATACTATAGCGAAGGATTAGATTTATTAGGAGTTGCTCTCAGTAATAAATGTCGTTATGAACCAGATAATCAGCCTTGGCAAAACCCAATTAATACCCTAGGAGTTCCCGCTCTAGCCCCGGGAGATAAATTACACCATAAATTCGGTTTAATCGATGATAAAATTGTGATTACTGGTTCTCATAATTGGTCAAGAGCCGCTAACCATAAAAACGATGAAGCTTTAGTTATTATCGATAATCCCACCGTTGCCGCTCATTTCGATCGAGAATTTCAATATCTTTACCGTACCGCTAAATTAGGACTGCCGGAAACTATTAAAAATCGGATCGAACAGGATAGAAAAAACTGCCCCCAATCTGTAACAATTAAAAGCGAGCGCTTAATTAATTTAAACACCGCCACCAAAGAAGAATTAGATAGTTTACCCGGTATCAGTGGCAAATTAGCTGAAAAAATTATCGCAGCCCGGCAACAAAAACCCTTTACTTCCCTAGAAGATTTGGATCGAGTATCGGGAATCGGTCAGGGAAAAATCAACAAGCTGCAAGGCAAAGTCAGCTGGTGA
- a CDS encoding formylglycine-generating enzyme family protein: MGEWLDFTDEVVTVNSKGEEIKREKVTNRGYKYFLSKKTFLEMISIPSGQYLIGAPKNELGWKLSQSPQSPVNIQAFCLSRYPITQRQWREVAKLEPVNIELNPYPAHFEGYDRPVEQINWWEAVEFCDRVSRLTGLNYRLPAEKEWEYACRGGTSTPFHFGPTISTDLANYSGVDWDYGGKVCSSGRYGEGSLGCDRRETTPVGMFAVANPFGLYDLHGNVREWCADYWRDNYEAATIEDRDRRVLRGGSWNDGPNKCRSAYRVKFLATAGLYDIGFRVVSDNSP, encoded by the coding sequence ATGGGAGAATGGTTAGATTTTACCGATGAGGTGGTCACTGTTAATAGCAAAGGTGAGGAAATTAAACGGGAAAAAGTCACTAATCGAGGTTATAAATATTTTTTAAGCAAAAAAACCTTTTTAGAGATGATTTCTATCCCTAGCGGTCAATACCTCATCGGTGCGCCCAAAAACGAGTTAGGCTGGAAATTGAGTCAAAGTCCCCAATCTCCGGTTAATATTCAGGCTTTTTGTCTGAGTCGCTACCCAATTACCCAACGACAATGGCGCGAGGTGGCAAAATTAGAACCGGTAAATATTGAACTTAATCCCTATCCGGCCCATTTTGAAGGTTACGATCGCCCCGTAGAACAAATTAACTGGTGGGAAGCGGTGGAATTTTGCGATCGCGTATCCCGTCTCACCGGACTGAATTATCGTTTACCCGCAGAAAAAGAATGGGAATACGCTTGTCGGGGAGGAACATCAACCCCTTTTCACTTTGGCCCGACAATTTCCACTGATTTAGCCAACTATTCCGGGGTGGACTGGGATTATGGCGGGAAAGTGTGCAGTTCTGGTCGTTATGGGGAAGGTTCCCTAGGTTGCGATCGCAGAGAAACCACACCGGTGGGAATGTTTGCCGTCGCTAACCCTTTCGGACTCTACGATCTGCACGGAAATGTCAGGGAATGGTGTGCAGATTACTGGCGCGATAACTACGAAGCAGCCACAATAGAAGATAGGGACAGACGAGTTTTACGCGGGGGTTCCTGGAATGACGGCCCTAACAAATGTCGCTCGGCCTACCGGGTCAAATTTCTGGCTACTGCTGGACTCTATGATATCGGTTTTCGTGTGGTTAGCGATAATTCTCCTTAA